From one Eucalyptus grandis isolate ANBG69807.140 chromosome 9, ASM1654582v1, whole genome shotgun sequence genomic stretch:
- the LOC104437840 gene encoding pyrophosphate-energized vacuolar membrane proton pump-like, protein MGRKWLKTAKRAKQAEPGESRRSGERRLRVAVRDDRRIVPAICEVLRNGLDVVFAAMGGSFADSTGKLTFYSDLWRKIVGRNCVAREEIEAKFVQLACKSFELLKVEEELRSLLFVTEDDLVLVVGYQIYMATVMDASVEEPNMENIIVVQKFSKVLPEELPGTSGADVRRLGRRSVEFNGAEDTRPQGQQTACEESRLTPSVPAASLLVGREWPTKLGGIVGFKRSTKASVVVDESWRGFLDAGFERWNGVMDEAELRKALELEIAIPVCAVIGIAFSLALWLLRLPNDKKQRLTATQEAAKTNCDNITTVVDAERAQLLFVTVTGVKSFLYKEYQYVGPFVGAFAILIFLCLGSVERFSTQSRPCKFDPSNTCKPALATAVTSTVSFLLGAFTSVVSGFLGTKIAIYANTRTALEETNFFQRTSIVASRSGAVMGFLLAAIGLLMLYLAIYLFKLYYGNDWEGLFEAINGYGLGGSFMALFGRAVGGINAKAADVCHHLVQKIEPNIQPDDRNPAVIPNYVGDILENVAGMGPDLFASYAESSCAALVVASISSFGIDHDFTAMCYPLLISSMGILVCLITTLMGEIMPGLNTQLIISTVLMTGGIYFVSWIALPSSFTIYNFGSQKVVKRWQLSLCVGVGLWAGLFTGFVNEIHTKNFSNDPYSCRDLKLGDSVSVSLGSVSIPVFAAVCILVSSHFAGTYGIAVAALGMLSTIATRLAINAYGPISHSARGYAGTAGMEHEIPDTDACDASGNTAAATGKVFPIESAALVSIALFGAFVSRPAMSSVDVLTPKIIIGLTMGAWLPRCFSAMTMKSVGRALREMAPKVREKLKPGLNHIPVNNGPEYYEDFFKKSSDASVREVILPAAIVVLAPLVIGILFGVEMLSGVLAGSLSSVVEIAISASNTDEPWKKVNGHIRVYSCSNCSTSGAHVESGDSREDASPEDEELEKSIGDSQKDTSGPPLNILIQLMAVESLVFAPSLLFTVVDEGLPQRVPHRFNVWFRHGLNGYKVGPLQGFDIPGVAVNAALGEGATNPPYGLWGT, encoded by the exons atggggagaaaatggcTGAAAACCGCGAAACGGGCGAAACAGGCGGAACCAGGCGAGTCCAGACGGTCCGGCGAGCGGCGTCTTCGGGTGGCCGTACGGGACGACCGGAGAATCGTTCCGGCGATCTGTGAGGTGCTCCGGAACGGGCTGGATGTCGTCTTCGCGGCGATGGGTGGCTCGTTCGCTGATTCAACCGGGAAGTTAACGTTTTACtcggatctttggcgaaag ATTGTGGGGcggaattgtgtggcacg GGAGGAAATTGAGGCAAAG TTTGTTCAGTTAGCATGcaaaagttttgaattattgAAAGTCGAAGAGGAACTTCGATCCTTGTTATTTGTCACTGAAGATGACCTGGTTTTAGTTGTTGGTTACCAAATCTATATGGCAACTGTAATGGATGCGTCAGTTGAGGAGCCGAATATGGAGAACATAATCGTGGTACAGAAGTTTTCTAAGGTACTTCCTGAAGAATTGCCAG GGACAAGTGGCGCGGACGTGCGGAGGCTTGGACGTCGCTCAGTTGAGTTCAATGGAGCTGAAGACACGCGGCCACAAGGTCAACAAACTGCCTGTGAAGAATCGAGGTTGACTCCCTCCGTTCCCGCGGCTTCTCTGTTGGTGGGGCGTGAGTGGCCGACCAAACTCGGTGGAATCGTGGGCTTCAAGCGGTCAACCAAGGCTTCGGTG GTGGTGGACGAGAGTTGGCGCGGCTTCCTCGATGCTGGCTTCGAGCGGTGGAACGGAGTGATGGACGAAGCAGAGTTGAGGAAGG CTCTCGAGTTGGAGATCGCCATCCCAGTCTGTGCCGTCATCGGGATTGCGTTCTCCCTGGCGCTGTGGCTCCTCAGGTTGCCCAATGACAAAAAGCAACGCTTAACCGCCACGCAGGAAGCTGCGAAAACCAATTGTGATAACATAACGACTGTTGTCGATGCAG AGAGGGCTCAATTATTGTTTGTGACTGTAACAGGCGTGAAATCTTTTCTGTACAAGGAGTACCAGTACGTTGGACCTTTCGTGGGTGCTTTTGCAATTCTAATCTTCCTCTGCCTTGGCTCTGTTGAGAGATTCAGCACCCAAAGCCGGCCCTGCAAGTTTGATCCTTCAAACACGTGCAAGCCTGCACTTGCCACTGCCGTTACCAGTACTGTTTCATTCCTACTTGGTGCTTTCACGTCAGTTGTCTCGGGTTTCCTTGGCACGAAAATTGCTATCTATGCTAACACAAGGACTGCCTTGGAAGAGACAAACTTCTTTCAGAGAACTTCTATTGTTGCTTCCAGGTCTGGTGCAGTTATGGGATTTCTTCTTGCTGCTATCGGTCTTCTCATGCTCTATCTTGCAATCTATCTGTTCAAGTTGTACTATGGTAATGACTGGGAAGGTCTTTTTGAGGCGATTAATGGTTATGGTCTTGGTGGATCTTTCATGGCTCTCTTTGGAAGAGCCGTTGGTGGAATTAATGCCAAGGCTGCTGATGTTTGTCATCATCTAGTTCAAAAGATTGAGCCAAATATCCAACCTGATGATAGAAACCCAGCT GTGATTCCTAATTATGTTGGTGATATTCTTGAGAATGTTGCTGGTATGGGGCCTGATCTTTTTGCCTCTTACGCTGAATCATCCTGCGCTGCCCTTGTTGTTGCTTCCATCTCTTCTTTTGGAATTGATCACGACTTCACTGCTATGTGTTATCCCCTGCTTATCAGCTCTATGGGCATTCTTGTTTGCTTGATCACAACTCTCATGGGGGAAATCATGCCTGGATTGAATACGCAACTTATTATTTCCACAGTTCTAATGACTGGGGGAATTTATTTTGTTAGCTGGATTGCTCTGCCGTCATCATTCACAATTTATAACTTTGGGTCGCAGAAAGTTGTGAAGCGCTG GCAACTGTCCTTGTGTGTGGGTGTTGGTCTTTGGGCTGGGCTATTTACTGGGTTTGTCAATGAAATTCACACCAAGAACTTCAG TAATGATCCTTATTCCTGCAGAGATCTCAAACTTGGCGACAGCGTCAGTGTTAGCCTTGGTTCTGTCAGTATCCCAGTTTTTGCCGCCGTTTGCATTTTAGTAAGTTCCCATTTTGCTGGCACGTATGGAATTGCTGTGGCTGCCCTTGGGATGCTAAGTACCATTGCCACTCGATTGGCCATAAATGCTTATGGTCCCATCAGCCACAGTGCTCGAGGTTATGCTGGAACGGCTGGCATGGAACACGAAATTCCTGATACTGATGCCTGTGACGCTAGTGGCAATACTGCTGCTGCCACTGGAAAG GTATTCCCCATTGAATCAGCTGCCCTGGTTTCTATCGCTCTGTTTGGTGCATTTGTGAGTCGTCCAGCAATGTCTTCTGTTGATGTCCTGACACCGAAAATCATCATTGGTTTGACCATGGGCGCTTGGCTTCCTCGCTGTTTCTCTGCTATGACCATGAAAAGTGTGGGACGTGCACTACGTGAGATGGCTCCAAAGGTCCGTGAGAAGCTAAAGCCCGGGTTAAACCACATACCGGTTAATAACGGACCTGAGTATTATGAGGACTTCTTCAAAAAATCAAGTGATGCATCTGTCAGAGAGGTGATTCTACCTGCCGCCATTGTCGTGCTTGCACCACTTGTCATCGGTATCCTCTTCGGTGTGGAGATGCTATCTGGTGTTTTGGCTGGCTCTCTCAGTTCCGTGGTTGAG ATTGCAATTTCGGCATCCAACACTGATGAACCATGGAAGAAAGTGAACGGGCACATTAGGGTATACAGCTGCTCCAACTGCTCGACA TCTGGTGCGCATGTTGAAAGTGGCGATTCCCGAGAGGACGCTTCACCCGAAGATGAGGAACTTGAAAAGAGCATTGGCGATTCACAGAAGGACACTTCAGGCCCACCACTCAACATCCTCATCCAGTTAATGGCGGTCGAGTCGCTCGTGTTCGCTCCTTCTTTGCTATTCACGGTG